In the genome of Desulfuromonas sp., one region contains:
- the gspF gene encoding type II secretion system protein GspF, translated as MPLFSYVGFDSAGSRVSGTIEAAGRNGALGLLRDRGIYPTDVAEENNATSRSRRRLFTRRVSPLDLATTTRQLATLLGAGVPLNETLATVGEQLESQQMQRAIERVRDLVVQGEELHAALATEERIFPELYINMVAVGESGGDLDKVLEQLADYYEEAARIQAKIQAALTYPLLMALIGSAVLFFLITFVLPKVTRMLEEMDRALPWPTAVLIGGSNLLAEWWWLLLIVLGGGLFALQRYLNSPAGRLWFDRRRLQLPLFGKLSLQLATARFARTLGALTRAGVALPKALEISSGLLDNRLLQGTIEETVVAVREGESLAGSIQRSGHFPAMLTRLIAVGEKSGKLDVMLLRAATTYEQQSELTIGSLLALLEPLMILFMGCSVGYIVIAILLPIFEASSGFG; from the coding sequence ATGCCGCTCTTCTCCTACGTCGGTTTCGACTCGGCCGGCTCGCGGGTCTCCGGTACCATTGAGGCGGCCGGGCGTAATGGCGCTCTCGGTCTCTTGCGTGACCGCGGCATCTACCCGACCGACGTCGCCGAAGAGAACAATGCCACCAGCAGATCCCGACGGCGACTCTTCACCCGCCGGGTCAGTCCACTCGACCTGGCGACAACCACCCGGCAGCTGGCGACCCTGCTCGGCGCCGGCGTCCCGTTGAACGAAACCCTGGCCACCGTCGGCGAGCAGCTGGAAAGCCAGCAGATGCAACGGGCGATCGAACGGGTGCGTGACCTGGTCGTTCAGGGCGAGGAGCTACACGCGGCGCTGGCGACCGAAGAGAGGATCTTCCCCGAACTCTACATCAACATGGTCGCCGTTGGTGAAAGCGGCGGCGATCTCGACAAGGTCCTGGAACAACTGGCCGACTACTACGAAGAGGCGGCCCGCATCCAGGCAAAAATCCAGGCCGCCCTGACCTATCCCCTGCTGATGGCGCTGATCGGCAGCGCCGTCCTTTTTTTCCTGATCACCTTCGTCCTGCCGAAAGTGACCCGGATGCTCGAGGAGATGGACCGCGCCCTGCCCTGGCCGACCGCCGTGCTGATCGGCGGCAGCAATCTGCTCGCCGAGTGGTGGTGGTTGCTGTTGATTGTGTTGGGCGGCGGCCTGTTTGCCTTGCAGCGTTATCTCAACAGCCCGGCCGGCCGGCTCTGGTTCGACCGCCGACGTCTGCAGTTGCCGCTTTTCGGCAAGCTCTCCCTGCAACTGGCAACCGCTCGCTTCGCCCGCACCTTGGGCGCCCTGACCCGGGCCGGCGTCGCTTTGCCAAAGGCCCTCGAAATTTCATCCGGGCTGCTCGATAATCGACTGTTGCAGGGGACCATAGAAGAGACGGTGGTCGCCGTCCGCGAAGGAGAGAGCCTGGCCGGTTCAATTCAGCGCAGCGGCCATTTTCCAGCGATGCTGACCCGGCTAATCGCCGTCGGTGAAAAAAGCGGCAAGCTCGATGTGATGCTGCTGCGCGCCGCCACCACCTATGAACAGCAGTCGGAGCTGACCATCGGCAGCCTGCTCGCCCTGCTCGAACCGCTGATGATTCTTTTCATGGGCTGCAGTGTCGGCTATATCGTCATCGCCATCCTGTTGCCGATATTTGAGGCGAGCTCGGGATTCGGATAA
- the gspG gene encoding type II secretion system protein GspG, whose translation MNIKDQRGFTLIEIMVVVVILGVLAALVVPRFLDRPEEARRTKATVDIKSIEEALALFKLDNGFFPSTDQGLKALVEKPETGRIPAKFAANGYLKKVPVDPWGANYVYLSPGAHDTYDIISYGADGEPGGEGNDADIESWNLN comes from the coding sequence ATGAATATTAAAGATCAACGCGGATTCACCCTGATCGAGATCATGGTCGTGGTCGTTATCCTCGGTGTCCTCGCGGCACTCGTTGTCCCCCGTTTCCTTGATCGACCGGAAGAGGCACGCCGGACCAAGGCGACGGTCGACATCAAGTCGATCGAGGAGGCCCTGGCCCTGTTCAAACTCGACAATGGCTTCTTCCCGTCGACCGATCAGGGATTGAAAGCCCTGGTCGAGAAGCCGGAAACCGGACGGATCCCGGCAAAATTCGCCGCAAATGGTTATCTGAAAAAGGTACCGGTCGATCCATGGGGAGCAAACTACGTCTACTTGTCACCCGGTGCTCATGACACCTACGACATCATCTCGTACGGTGCCGACGGCGAACCGGGAGGTGAAGGGAACGATGCTGACATCGAGAGCTGGAACCTCAACTGA